One genomic window of Actinoplanes lobatus includes the following:
- a CDS encoding SpoIIE family protein phosphatase, translated as MSESGGPDVTQELRLPWDDDPEDLYEHAPCGYLTTLPDGTIVRVNETFLTWTGYARTDLIGHKRFRDLLTPGDQIFHETHYAPLLTMQGEVHEIALDVVRADRSRVPTLVNSVLERGPNGTPRIIRTMIFNATERRGYERELLGARRAAESSEQRVRVLQQIVADLAAAPTEAEVAEAVIRAPEPAFQAASSSIFLVDPERDELIAVSSTDPTTGNWDDMPRSSTRAVAEVARRGDLHVIATVAEAEEHFPDLAESMRRSERKTVVLLPLTTGPAEDHGAVSVLGVLAFSFREERVLTDGELRVIRLLGQQAGQALDRARLYDEGRRREDRSSFLARTTRALDEQHRLLQRARRLVERVVPEIADWALVRLQVGPAGLVEYHGGPAPDPELLDARVAEAVETCAPVYAGDGDGLGCTVLPLTVRGRVIGTLALRMAPDRRGAEADRLFLVDLADRAALALENARLYEQERAIARTLQRSLLAADVPGADSRFALETHYQAAAQDLEVGGDWYDAFLITANKLAVVVGDVVGRGIDAATTMGQLRSAIRALATAENGPARLLEGLDRFCERVESARMATVVYAEIDLLSGELAYATAGHLPLLLHEPAGSPQYLMQARSAPLGSRAGDRRRVEDRIRLAGGSRLLLYTDGLIERRGRPIDRGFEILAREFSRLRDAPLKGLTANLADILVGRDHGDDVCMLCLSLGTEERLERSIGADPVQISLLRADMRGWMAGHGIDPDCLNAVLLASSEAVANAIEHGYRDDPFGMVDVSATISADAVEVRVRDHGAWRGPGADLARGRGLQLIYESMDEVSFDQGEGTTVTMRRRRRSAP; from the coding sequence ATGAGACGCACTACGCGCCGTTGCTGACGATGCAGGGTGAGGTGCATGAGATCGCGCTCGACGTGGTCCGCGCCGACCGGAGCCGGGTGCCCACCCTGGTCAACTCGGTGCTGGAGCGCGGCCCCAACGGCACTCCCCGGATCATCCGCACGATGATCTTCAACGCCACCGAGCGGCGCGGCTACGAGCGGGAGCTGCTGGGCGCCCGCCGCGCCGCGGAGTCCTCCGAGCAGCGGGTGCGGGTGCTCCAGCAGATAGTGGCCGACCTGGCGGCGGCCCCTACCGAGGCCGAGGTGGCGGAAGCGGTGATCCGCGCGCCGGAGCCCGCGTTCCAGGCCGCCAGCAGCAGCATCTTCCTGGTCGACCCGGAGCGCGACGAGCTGATCGCGGTCTCCTCGACCGACCCGACCACCGGCAACTGGGACGACATGCCCCGCTCGTCGACCCGGGCGGTCGCCGAGGTGGCCCGGCGCGGTGACCTGCACGTGATCGCCACCGTGGCGGAGGCCGAGGAGCACTTCCCGGATCTGGCCGAGTCGATGCGCCGCTCCGAGCGCAAGACCGTGGTGCTGCTGCCGCTCACCACCGGGCCGGCCGAGGACCACGGCGCCGTGTCGGTGCTGGGCGTGCTGGCGTTCAGTTTCCGTGAGGAGCGCGTGCTCACCGACGGTGAGCTGCGGGTGATCCGCCTGCTCGGACAGCAGGCGGGGCAGGCGCTGGACCGCGCCCGGCTGTACGACGAGGGCCGCCGCCGTGAGGACCGGTCCTCCTTCCTGGCCCGCACCACCCGGGCGCTGGACGAGCAGCACCGCCTGTTGCAGCGGGCCCGCCGCCTGGTCGAGCGGGTGGTGCCGGAGATCGCCGACTGGGCGCTGGTCCGCCTCCAGGTGGGCCCGGCCGGCCTGGTCGAGTACCACGGCGGCCCCGCCCCCGATCCGGAGCTGCTGGACGCCCGGGTCGCCGAGGCGGTCGAGACGTGTGCGCCGGTCTACGCCGGCGACGGTGACGGACTGGGCTGCACCGTGCTGCCGCTGACCGTCCGCGGCCGGGTGATCGGCACCCTGGCCCTGCGGATGGCCCCGGACCGGCGCGGCGCCGAGGCGGACCGGCTCTTCCTGGTCGATCTGGCCGACCGGGCCGCCCTGGCGCTGGAGAACGCCCGGCTCTACGAGCAGGAGCGGGCCATCGCCCGGACGTTGCAGCGCAGCCTGCTCGCCGCGGACGTGCCGGGCGCCGACTCCCGGTTCGCGCTGGAGACCCACTACCAGGCCGCCGCCCAGGACCTGGAGGTCGGCGGCGACTGGTACGACGCCTTCCTGATCACCGCGAACAAGCTGGCCGTGGTGGTCGGCGACGTGGTCGGGCGGGGCATCGACGCGGCCACCACGATGGGTCAGCTGCGCAGCGCGATCCGGGCGCTGGCCACCGCCGAGAACGGTCCGGCCCGGCTCCTGGAAGGGCTGGACCGGTTCTGCGAGCGGGTCGAGTCGGCGCGGATGGCGACCGTCGTCTACGCCGAGATCGATCTGCTCAGCGGCGAACTCGCGTACGCCACGGCCGGTCACCTGCCGCTGCTGCTGCACGAGCCGGCCGGCTCGCCGCAGTACCTCATGCAGGCCCGTTCGGCGCCGCTCGGCTCCCGGGCCGGCGACCGCCGCCGGGTGGAGGACCGGATCCGGCTGGCCGGCGGAAGCCGTCTGCTGCTCTACACCGACGGGCTCATCGAGCGCCGGGGCCGCCCGATCGACCGAGGTTTCGAGATCCTCGCCCGGGAGTTCTCGCGGCTGCGCGACGCGCCGCTCAAGGGCCTGACCGCCAATCTGGCCGACATCCTGGTCGGCCGAGACCACGGCGACGACGTCTGCATGCTCTGTCTCTCCCTCGGCACCGAGGAGCGGCTGGAGCGCTCGATCGGCGCCGACCCGGTCCAGATCTCCCTGCTCCGCGCGGACATGCGGGGCTGGATGGCGGGCCACGGCATCGACCCGGACTGTCTGAACGCGGTGCTGCTGGCCAGTTCCGAGGCGGTGGCGAACGCGATCGAGCACGGCTACCGGGACGACCCGTTCGGGATGGTGGACGTGTCCGCCACGATCAGCGCCGACGCCGTGGAGGTCCGGGTTCGCGACCACGGCGCCTGGCGCGGGCCGGGCGCCGACCTGGCCCGGGGCCGGGGCCTGCAACTGATCTACGAGTCGATGGACGAAGTGAGTTTCGACCAGGGAGAGGGGACGACGGTGACCATGCGGCGGCGGCGTCGGAGCGCACCATGA
- a CDS encoding STAS domain-containing protein, protein MTDQWVSFSRRGTAELVHLKGEIDLANANDIGRAIVARTTGADAVLIDLTAVSFLDSAGVRLLDFIVGDLDDRRKPVRLVVGERGAARMTLQLCSFRSDLLATDLDHAAAELDR, encoded by the coding sequence ATGACGGATCAATGGGTGAGCTTCTCCCGCCGGGGGACCGCCGAACTGGTCCACCTCAAGGGTGAGATCGACCTGGCCAACGCCAACGACATCGGCCGGGCCATCGTGGCCCGGACCACCGGGGCCGACGCCGTGCTGATCGACCTGACCGCGGTCTCGTTCCTGGACAGCGCCGGGGTCCGGTTGCTCGACTTCATCGTGGGTGACCTGGATGATCGGAGGAAGCCGGTTCGGCTGGTCGTCGGCGAGCGTGGGGCCGCACGGATGACGTTGCAGCTCTGTTCGTTCCGCAGTGACCTGCTGGCCACCGATCTGGACCACGCTGCGGCGGAACTGGACCGATAG
- a CDS encoding TIGR03960 family B12-binding radical SAM protein, with protein MSVSSVFPQLEQLLPRVSKPIQYVGGELGAVVKDWDATTVRWALMYPDAYEVGLPNQGVQILYEVLNEQEDVLAERTYAVWPDLEALMKENGVPQFTVDAHRPVKAFDVFGLSFATELGYTNMLSALDLAGIPLDSADRDETHPIVLAGGHASFNPEPIADFIDAAVLGDGEEAVLEITGIIRDWKAEGCPGGRDELLLRLARTESIYVPRFYDVDYLPDGRIQRVVPNRPDVPFRVAKRTTMDLDAWPYPKKPLVPLAETVHERYAVEIFRGCTRGCRFCQAGMITRPVRERSITTVGQMVKEGLEFSGFNEVGLLSLSSADHSEIGDMCSGLAEQYADTNVSLSLPSTRVDAFNIDLAQELSRNGRRTGLTFAPEGGSERIRKVINKMVTKEDLIRTVVTAYSNGWRQVKLYFMCGLPTETDEDVLEIAHMAHEVIRAGRDAAGTKDIRCTVSIGGFVPKPHTPFQWAPMERPEVIDARLKLLKNEINTDRSLGRAIGFRYHDGEPSLIEGLLSRGDRRVGKVVRRVWEKGGRFDGWSEHFSYARWVEACDEVLPEMGVDLDWFTTREREELEVLPWDHLDSGLDKDWLWQDWQDSLSEYEQDDCRWTPCFDCGVCPAMDTEIQIGPTGKKLLPLTPVNNLRIPA; from the coding sequence ATGAGCGTGAGTTCCGTCTTCCCGCAGCTCGAGCAGCTGCTGCCCCGGGTCAGCAAACCGATCCAGTACGTGGGCGGCGAGCTCGGCGCCGTCGTCAAGGACTGGGACGCCACCACGGTCCGGTGGGCGCTGATGTATCCGGACGCGTACGAGGTCGGCCTGCCCAACCAGGGTGTGCAGATCCTCTACGAGGTGCTCAACGAGCAGGAGGACGTGCTCGCCGAGCGCACCTACGCGGTCTGGCCGGACCTCGAGGCCCTCATGAAGGAGAACGGCGTCCCGCAGTTCACCGTCGACGCGCACCGCCCGGTGAAGGCGTTCGACGTGTTCGGCCTGTCGTTCGCCACCGAGCTCGGCTACACCAACATGCTGAGCGCCCTGGACCTGGCCGGCATCCCGCTGGACAGCGCCGACCGGGACGAGACCCACCCGATCGTGCTGGCCGGTGGCCACGCCAGCTTCAACCCGGAGCCGATCGCCGACTTCATCGACGCCGCCGTGCTCGGCGACGGCGAGGAGGCGGTCCTGGAGATCACCGGGATCATCCGGGACTGGAAGGCGGAGGGCTGCCCGGGCGGCCGGGACGAGCTGCTGCTGCGCCTGGCCCGCACCGAGAGCATCTACGTGCCCCGGTTCTACGACGTGGACTACCTGCCCGACGGCCGGATCCAGCGGGTCGTGCCGAACCGGCCGGACGTGCCGTTCCGGGTCGCCAAGCGGACCACCATGGATCTGGACGCGTGGCCGTACCCGAAGAAGCCTCTCGTCCCGCTCGCCGAGACGGTCCACGAGCGCTACGCCGTGGAGATCTTCCGGGGTTGCACCCGGGGCTGCCGGTTCTGCCAGGCCGGCATGATCACCCGCCCGGTGCGGGAGCGGTCGATCACCACGGTCGGTCAGATGGTCAAGGAGGGCCTGGAGTTCTCCGGCTTCAACGAGGTCGGCCTGCTCTCGCTCTCCAGCGCCGACCACTCCGAGATCGGCGACATGTGCTCCGGCCTGGCCGAGCAGTACGCGGACACCAACGTCTCGCTGTCGCTGCCGTCCACCCGGGTCGACGCGTTCAACATCGATCTGGCCCAGGAGCTGTCCCGTAACGGACGGCGTACCGGTCTCACCTTCGCGCCGGAGGGCGGTTCGGAGCGGATCCGCAAGGTCATCAACAAGATGGTGACCAAGGAGGACCTGATCCGTACGGTCGTGACGGCGTACTCCAACGGCTGGCGCCAGGTGAAGCTGTACTTCATGTGCGGCCTGCCCACCGAGACCGACGAGGACGTCCTCGAGATCGCGCACATGGCCCACGAGGTGATCCGGGCCGGCCGCGACGCCGCCGGCACCAAGGACATCCGCTGCACCGTGTCGATCGGCGGTTTCGTGCCGAAGCCGCACACCCCGTTCCAGTGGGCCCCGATGGAGCGTCCCGAGGTCATCGACGCCCGCCTCAAGCTGCTCAAGAACGAGATCAACACTGACCGCTCGCTGGGCCGGGCGATCGGTTTCCGCTACCACGACGGCGAGCCGTCACTGATCGAGGGCCTGCTGTCCCGCGGCGACCGCCGGGTCGGCAAGGTCGTCCGCCGGGTCTGGGAGAAGGGCGGCCGCTTCGACGGCTGGTCCGAGCACTTCTCGTACGCCCGGTGGGTCGAGGCCTGCGACGAGGTCCTGCCCGAGATGGGCGTGGATCTGGACTGGTTCACCACCCGCGAGCGTGAGGAACTGGAGGTCCTGCCCTGGGACCACCTCGACTCCGGCCTCGACAAGGACTGGCTCTGGCAGGACTGGCAGGACTCCCTCAGCGAGTACGAGCAGGACGACTGCCGCTGGACCCCCTGCTTCGACTGCGGCGTCTGCCCGGCGATGGACACCGAGATCCAGATCGGCCCGACGGGCAAGAAGCTGCTTCCTCTGACACCCGTGAACAATCTGCGGATTCCCGCTTAG
- a CDS encoding TIGR03936 family radical SAM-associated protein, giving the protein MRYAKRGPLRFTSHRDFARAFERALRRAAVPIAYSQGFTPHPKISYASAAPTGVGSEAEYLEIGLQAPVDPEQLRAALDAALSPGLDVLEAVIAGEGSLADRIDASRWQLELPGIEPADAEKAVTAFLDSTEVLVERMTKQGRRTFDARAAVTRCAVAGEPDPPSGAVGVRCAIIDLVVRQVTPAVRPDDVLSGLRVVAGLEPPVPPRVTRLAQGTLTAQGEIVDPLDADRGDVGIGER; this is encoded by the coding sequence CTGCGGTACGCCAAGCGTGGCCCGCTGCGGTTCACCTCGCACCGCGACTTCGCCCGAGCGTTCGAGCGGGCGCTGCGCCGTGCCGCCGTACCGATCGCCTATTCGCAGGGCTTCACCCCACACCCCAAGATCTCGTACGCGAGCGCCGCGCCCACCGGGGTCGGCAGTGAGGCGGAGTACCTGGAGATAGGCCTCCAGGCGCCGGTCGACCCGGAGCAGTTGCGCGCCGCACTGGACGCCGCGCTCTCCCCGGGCCTCGACGTCCTGGAAGCGGTGATCGCCGGCGAGGGCAGCCTGGCCGACCGGATCGACGCGTCCCGCTGGCAGCTGGAGCTGCCCGGGATCGAGCCCGCGGACGCCGAGAAGGCGGTGACCGCGTTCCTCGACTCCACGGAAGTCCTGGTGGAGCGCATGACCAAGCAGGGCCGCCGTACCTTCGACGCCCGGGCCGCGGTGACCCGTTGTGCGGTGGCCGGGGAGCCGGACCCACCTTCCGGGGCCGTTGGCGTACGGTGTGCGATAATCGACCTTGTCGTACGGCAGGTGACGCCCGCCGTGCGGCCCGATGACGTCCTCTCCGGCCTGCGCGTGGTGGCCGGCCTGGAGCCGCCGGTGCCCCCGCGGGTTACCCGGCTGGCCCAGGGCACACTCACCGCGCAGGGGGAGATCGTCGATCCGTTGGACGCGGATCGCGGGGACGTCGGCATCGGAGAACGCTAG
- a CDS encoding Rne/Rng family ribonuclease, translated as MLDNEPPVNLGEQGGERDGAVTPPGDSAASTTPARRTRAPRRKAAAPPPEAEAPDGAAEPGAETETPAPAPVKKATRSRKKAAAPAAPAEEPAVDEPVAETPPPVKKATRARRKKVEQPALVEVEEQPAPAAPVAEIAEIPVAAAEDEDEITEDEAALIEDAAVEAASAAREAAVPVVGVLPLDDDFVEEKPARPARARRAAMPPAVLFMPPEAAEAEPAPVSRRRRGAAEPLVAAEAPAAEVAETAEEETEEAVEAPRRGRRRRRGAAEEPTEVTATESEPVTDEVDEVDESADDVEDGADEDEDEDGGIRRRRRRGRRGRGRGKGPSDEADENDTEDGDAEEGAEASAEDGEEDEESEDGEGDGVTRRRRRRRRKGSSGDGETGGIEDGVHTVVRVREPRRTDEVQGVSGSTRLEAKRQRRRDGREQRRTRPPILSESEFLARREAVDRVMVVRQKQDRTQIAVLEDGILVEHYVARATSGTMVGNVYLGKVQNVLPSMEAAFVDVGRGRNAVLYAGEVNWDATGLEGRARSIEQALRSGDSVLVQVTKDPIGHKGARLTSHIALSGRHLVYVPNGNASGISRKLPDNERKRLRDILKKLVPDGAGVIVRTAAEGATEDELARDVKRLQAQWEDIQARAAEGNAPRALSEEPDLVIRVVRDLFNEDFRELVVQGEQAYAEVENYLDSVSPDLVERLRRHTGVADVFAEWRIDEQILKGLDRKVFLPSGGHLVIDRTEAMTVVDVNTGKYTGAGGNLEETVTRNNLEAAEEIVRQLRLRDLGGIVVIDFIDMVLESNRELVLRRLTECLGRDRTKHQVTEITSLGLVQMTRKRIGAGLLEAFSENCDHCKGRGLIIHSEPVPEKRSNGGGGSSSGGGAQVKVVAAAVRTEAPAPQQQSSRQRRRRGGGDSAPVEPVEQIETVEPLEQAEVAELVESAVEPVTLVEAPPAVTEVAEEPGPVAEVAEVPPAAPVAGSGIVRRVQPALTTSDGDDDYDISGYDLSRYDSPEANGHGGEAEPMRLAGIDDPDAAEDEDDEDEDVVGAGTGTRRRSRRSGARRRTRP; from the coding sequence ATGCTCGATAACGAGCCCCCAGTCAACCTGGGAGAACAGGGCGGCGAACGGGACGGAGCAGTAACTCCTCCCGGAGATAGCGCCGCAAGCACCACCCCGGCACGCCGGACGCGGGCCCCCCGTCGCAAGGCGGCGGCACCTCCGCCGGAGGCCGAGGCGCCGGACGGCGCCGCCGAGCCCGGTGCGGAGACCGAGACCCCGGCTCCCGCTCCGGTGAAGAAGGCCACCCGGAGCCGGAAGAAGGCCGCCGCTCCCGCCGCCCCGGCCGAGGAGCCGGCCGTCGACGAGCCGGTCGCCGAGACCCCGCCGCCGGTGAAGAAGGCCACCCGGGCCCGCCGCAAGAAGGTCGAGCAGCCCGCCCTCGTCGAGGTGGAGGAGCAGCCCGCTCCCGCCGCCCCGGTCGCCGAGATCGCCGAGATCCCGGTCGCCGCCGCCGAGGACGAGGACGAGATCACCGAGGACGAGGCCGCCCTCATCGAGGACGCCGCTGTGGAGGCCGCCTCCGCGGCCCGCGAGGCCGCCGTACCGGTCGTCGGGGTCCTGCCGCTCGATGACGACTTCGTCGAGGAGAAGCCGGCCCGGCCGGCCCGGGCCCGACGGGCCGCGATGCCGCCGGCCGTGCTCTTCATGCCGCCGGAGGCCGCCGAGGCCGAGCCCGCCCCGGTGAGCCGTCGCCGTCGCGGCGCCGCCGAGCCGCTGGTGGCCGCCGAGGCCCCGGCCGCCGAGGTCGCCGAGACGGCCGAGGAGGAGACCGAGGAGGCCGTCGAGGCCCCGCGCCGTGGGCGGCGCCGCCGTCGTGGCGCGGCCGAGGAGCCCACCGAGGTCACCGCCACCGAGAGCGAGCCGGTCACCGACGAGGTGGACGAGGTCGACGAGAGCGCCGACGACGTCGAGGACGGCGCCGACGAGGACGAGGACGAGGACGGCGGCATCCGCCGTCGGCGCCGCCGGGGCCGTCGTGGCCGCGGCCGGGGCAAGGGCCCGTCCGACGAGGCCGACGAGAACGACACCGAGGACGGCGACGCCGAGGAAGGCGCCGAGGCCTCCGCCGAGGACGGCGAGGAGGACGAGGAGTCCGAGGACGGCGAGGGCGACGGGGTCACCCGCCGTCGGCGCCGGCGCCGGCGCAAGGGTTCCAGCGGTGACGGCGAGACCGGCGGCATCGAGGACGGCGTGCACACCGTGGTCCGGGTGCGCGAGCCCCGGCGTACCGACGAGGTGCAGGGTGTCTCCGGCTCGACCCGGCTCGAGGCCAAGCGCCAGCGCCGCCGGGACGGCCGGGAGCAGCGCCGTACCCGTCCGCCGATCCTGAGCGAGTCGGAGTTCCTGGCCCGCCGCGAGGCGGTGGACCGGGTCATGGTGGTCCGGCAGAAGCAGGACCGCACCCAGATCGCGGTCCTCGAGGACGGCATCCTGGTCGAGCACTACGTGGCCCGGGCCACCTCCGGCACCATGGTCGGCAACGTCTACCTCGGCAAGGTGCAGAACGTGCTGCCGAGCATGGAGGCCGCGTTCGTCGACGTGGGCCGCGGCCGTAACGCCGTGCTCTACGCCGGTGAGGTCAACTGGGACGCCACCGGCCTGGAAGGGCGGGCCCGCTCGATCGAGCAGGCTCTGCGCTCCGGCGACTCGGTGCTGGTGCAGGTCACCAAGGACCCGATCGGGCACAAGGGCGCCCGGCTGACCAGCCACATCGCGCTCTCCGGCCGGCACCTGGTCTACGTGCCCAACGGCAACGCGTCGGGCATCAGCCGCAAGCTGCCGGACAACGAGCGCAAGCGGCTCCGCGACATCCTGAAGAAGCTGGTCCCGGACGGCGCCGGTGTGATCGTCCGCACCGCGGCCGAGGGCGCCACCGAGGACGAGCTGGCCCGCGACGTGAAGCGGCTCCAGGCGCAGTGGGAGGACATCCAGGCCCGGGCCGCCGAGGGCAACGCGCCGCGCGCCCTCTCCGAGGAGCCGGACCTGGTCATCCGGGTGGTCCGGGACCTCTTCAACGAGGACTTCCGCGAGCTCGTGGTGCAGGGCGAGCAGGCGTACGCCGAGGTGGAGAACTACCTCGACTCGGTCTCGCCGGACCTGGTCGAGCGTCTGCGCCGGCACACCGGTGTGGCGGACGTCTTCGCCGAGTGGCGGATCGACGAGCAGATCCTCAAGGGCCTGGACCGCAAGGTCTTCCTCCCGTCCGGCGGTCACCTGGTGATCGACCGGACCGAGGCGATGACCGTGGTCGACGTCAACACCGGCAAGTACACCGGCGCGGGCGGCAACCTCGAGGAGACCGTCACCCGCAACAACCTGGAGGCGGCCGAGGAGATCGTGCGCCAGCTGCGGCTGCGTGACCTCGGTGGCATCGTGGTGATCGACTTCATCGACATGGTGCTGGAGAGCAACCGCGAGCTGGTGCTGCGGCGGCTCACCGAGTGCCTGGGCCGGGACCGGACCAAGCATCAGGTCACCGAGATCACCTCGCTGGGCCTCGTGCAGATGACCCGCAAGCGGATCGGCGCGGGCCTGCTGGAGGCGTTCAGCGAGAACTGTGACCACTGCAAGGGCCGCGGCCTGATCATCCACTCGGAGCCGGTGCCGGAGAAGCGGTCCAACGGCGGTGGCGGTAGCAGCAGTGGTGGTGGCGCCCAGGTGAAGGTGGTCGCCGCGGCGGTGCGTACCGAGGCGCCGGCCCCGCAGCAGCAGTCCTCCCGGCAGCGGCGCCGCCGGGGTGGTGGCGACAGCGCCCCGGTCGAGCCGGTGGAGCAGATCGAGACCGTCGAGCCGCTGGAGCAGGCCGAGGTCGCCGAACTGGTGGAGTCGGCCGTCGAGCCGGTGACGCTGGTGGAGGCGCCGCCGGCTGTCACTGAGGTGGCCGAGGAGCCCGGTCCGGTCGCGGAGGTGGCCGAGGTGCCGCCGGCCGCCCCGGTGGCGGGTTCCGGCATCGTCCGGCGCGTTCAGCCGGCGCTGACCACCTCGGACGGCGACGACGACTACGACATCAGTGGTTACGACCTGTCCCGGTACGACTCGCCGGAGGCCAACGGGCACGGCGGCGAGGCCGAGCCGATGCGGCTGGCCGGGATCGACGACCCGGACGCGGCCGAGGACGAGGACGACGAGGACGAGGATGTGGTGGGCGCCGGCACGGGCACCCGCCGACGGTCCCGGCGGAGTGGCGCACGGCGCCGTACCCGCCCCTGA
- the rplU gene encoding 50S ribosomal protein L21: MYAIVKTGGKQYKVAEGDVIEVEKLAGQPGDALTLAAVLLVDGDNLVTEAAKLANVTVSGEIAEHTKGPKIRIHKFKNKTGYHKRQGHRQPLTRVKVTGIKTGK; this comes from the coding sequence ATGTACGCGATCGTCAAGACCGGCGGCAAGCAGTACAAGGTTGCCGAGGGCGACGTGATCGAGGTCGAGAAGCTCGCGGGTCAGCCCGGCGATGCCCTGACCCTCGCCGCGGTCCTCCTCGTCGACGGTGACAACCTGGTGACCGAAGCGGCCAAGCTTGCCAACGTTACGGTGTCCGGCGAGATTGCCGAGCACACCAAGGGTCCGAAGATCCGGATCCACAAGTTCAAGAACAAGACCGGATACCACAAGCGCCAGGGGCATCGTCAGCCGCTGACCCGCGTCAAGGTGACCGGCATCAAGACCGGGAAGTAG
- the rpmA gene encoding 50S ribosomal protein L27, whose translation MAHKKGASSSRNGRESAAQRLGVKRFGGQLVNAGEILIRQRGTKFHPGDLVGRGGDDTLFALAAGNVQFGTLRGRKTVSIVPAAE comes from the coding sequence ATGGCTCATAAAAAGGGTGCATCCAGCTCGCGTAACGGCCGTGAGTCCGCCGCTCAGCGACTGGGTGTGAAGCGGTTCGGTGGCCAGCTGGTCAACGCCGGCGAGATTCTGATCCGCCAGCGGGGCACGAAGTTCCACCCGGGCGACCTGGTCGGCCGTGGCGGCGACGACACGCTGTTCGCGCTTGCCGCCGGCAACGTCCAGTTCGGCACCTTGCGTGGTCGCAAGACCGTCAGCATCGTGCCGGCCGCGGAGTAG
- the obgE gene encoding GTPase ObgE, producing MTTFVDRVVLHLQAGDGGHGCASVHREKFKPLGGPDGGNGGHGGSITLVVDPQQHTLLDFHFHPHIKANNGGGGAGSNRDGATGRDLILKVPDGTVVQTEDGEVLADLIGAGTEFTVARGGRGGRGNASLANARRKVPGFAELGEPGDQLDVVLELKSVADVGLVGFPSAGKSSLISVMSAAKPKIADYPFTTLVPNLGVVQAGEETYTIADVPGLIPGAATGKGLGMQFLRHIERTSVLVHVLDAAAPEIERDPLADLDAIEAELSAYGGLEDRPRLVVLNKVDIPDGRDLAEMVRPDLETRGYQVFEISAITREGLREFSFALAKLVAEYRAAKPVEEATRIVIRPRAVDDTGFTIEQDEDGVFVIRGAQVERWIKQTNFDNDEAIGYLADRLDRIGVESELAKKGAQAGDPVRIGTREFDWHPNAGEYVSGPRGTDSRLEELDTRPSAAQRLAARKARRIRNDDEIQHMAADGTVSTVSNSQMPVLVTDEDDDTEG from the coding sequence GTGACCACGTTCGTCGACCGGGTAGTGCTGCACCTGCAGGCGGGTGACGGCGGGCACGGCTGTGCCTCCGTGCACCGGGAGAAGTTCAAGCCGCTCGGCGGGCCGGACGGCGGCAACGGTGGGCACGGCGGCAGCATCACCCTGGTGGTGGACCCGCAGCAGCACACCCTGCTGGACTTCCACTTCCACCCGCACATCAAGGCGAACAACGGTGGCGGCGGCGCCGGGTCGAACCGGGACGGCGCGACCGGCCGGGACCTGATCCTCAAGGTGCCGGACGGCACGGTCGTGCAGACCGAGGACGGCGAGGTGCTGGCCGACCTGATCGGCGCCGGCACCGAGTTCACCGTCGCCCGGGGCGGCCGGGGCGGCCGGGGCAACGCCTCGCTGGCCAACGCCCGGCGCAAGGTGCCCGGCTTCGCCGAACTGGGCGAGCCCGGCGACCAGTTGGACGTGGTCCTGGAGCTGAAGAGCGTCGCCGACGTCGGCCTGGTGGGTTTCCCGTCGGCCGGCAAGTCGTCGCTGATCTCGGTGATGTCCGCGGCCAAGCCGAAGATCGCCGACTACCCGTTCACCACGCTGGTGCCGAACCTGGGCGTGGTGCAGGCCGGTGAGGAGACCTACACCATCGCCGACGTGCCCGGCCTGATCCCCGGGGCGGCCACCGGCAAGGGGCTGGGCATGCAGTTCCTGCGGCACATCGAGCGGACCTCGGTGCTGGTGCACGTGCTGGACGCGGCGGCGCCGGAGATCGAGCGGGACCCGCTGGCCGACCTGGACGCGATCGAGGCCGAGCTGTCGGCGTACGGGGGGCTGGAGGACCGGCCGCGTCTCGTGGTGCTCAACAAGGTCGACATCCCGGACGGGCGGGACCTCGCCGAGATGGTCCGCCCCGACCTCGAGACCCGCGGCTACCAGGTCTTCGAGATCAGCGCGATCACCCGTGAGGGCCTGCGTGAGTTCAGCTTCGCCCTGGCCAAGCTGGTCGCCGAGTACCGCGCGGCCAAGCCGGTCGAGGAGGCGACCCGGATCGTGATCCGCCCCCGGGCGGTCGACGACACCGGCTTCACCATCGAGCAGGACGAGGACGGCGTCTTCGTGATCCGCGGCGCCCAGGTGGAGCGCTGGATCAAGCAGACCAACTTCGACAACGACGAGGCCATCGGCTACCTGGCCGACCGGCTGGATCGGATCGGCGTCGAGAGCGAGCTCGCCAAGAAGGGCGCCCAGGCCGGCGACCCGGTGCGCATCGGCACGCGCGAGTTCGACTGGCATCCCAACGCCGGGGAGTACGTCTCCGGCCCGCGCGGCACCGACTCCCGCCTGGAGGAGCTCGACACCCGGCCGTCCGCGGCGCAGCGGCTCGCGGCCCGCAAGGCCCGCCGTATCCGCAACGACGACGAGATTCAGCACATGGCCGCCGACGGGACGGTCAGCACGGTGTCGAACTCGCAGATGCCGGTGCTGGTCACCGACGAGGACGACGACACCGAGGGATAG